From Zingiber officinale cultivar Zhangliang chromosome 5B, Zo_v1.1, whole genome shotgun sequence, the proteins below share one genomic window:
- the LOC121984244 gene encoding transcription factor PCF5-like — protein sequence MEDERAHHGGLGFQQIPLRHRRQQQGPPPYPRSGRLRGGGGGGGGGEIVEVEGGHIVRSTGRKDRHSKVCTSKGPRDRRVRLSAHTAIQFYDVQDRLGYDRPSKAIDWLIKNAKPAIDQLAELPAWTPTAIAVDAAASASVAPAQPCDSSASEQPSDESGKNKFGVDETPVTAAFSYDGDDGGGGGGGGGSFLPPSFDNTAIADTIKSLFPMPPTTASSPSSSTLPVGCQRYPPGLQDLRLSLQSFQFPIFQHSQPSHHHQAPTPSAHDSLLVGSARSLGWAEQNRQMASWYMPESSSGGGFGEFLYGVPPPQAAPPLAAALGPSQLFSQREPLQSSNSPSVRGWAEPEIQMHPVLHSSVSPIEFTSEAAILGFCIPPRIQGEEEHGSISNRLPSASRH from the coding sequence ATGGAAGACGAGCGTGCTCACCATGGAGGCCTCGGCTTCCAACAGATCCCCCTTCGCCATCGACGGCAGCAGCAGGGGCCGCCGCCTTACCCGAGGTCGGGAAGGCTGaggggaggcggcggcggcgggggcGGGGGGGAGATTGTGGAGGTCGAAGGAGGCCACATTGTGCGGTCCACCGGCCGGAAGGATCGCCACAGCAAAGTGTGCACCTCCAAGGGCCCCCGCGACCGCCGGGTCCGCCTTTCCGCCCACACTGCCATCCAGTTCTACGACGTCCAGGACCGGCTTGGCTACGACCGCCCCAGCAAGGCCATCGATTGGCTCATCAAGAACGCCAAGCCAGCTATCGACCAGCTAGCTGAACTCCCCGCGTGGACCCCTACTGCGATAGCCGTCGACGCAGCGGCATCAGCCTCCGTAGCTCCTGCACAACCCTGCGATTCCTCTGCCTCGGAGCAACCTTCGGACGAGTCCGGCAAGAACAAATTTGGGGTCGATGAGACACCAGTGACTGCTGCCTTCAGCTATGATGGAGACGAcgggggcggcggcggcggcgggggTGGTAGTTTCCTCCCACCTTCGTTTGACAATACCGCCATTGCCGATACGATCAAATCGTTATTTCCAATGCCGCCTACTACTGCTTCTTCGCCATCCTCCAGCACTCTTCCAGTAGGCTGTCAACGCTACCCGCCGGGCCTTCAAGACCTCCGCCTCTCACTCCAATCCTTCCAATTTCCGATCTTTCAACACTCTCAGCCCAGCCACCATCACCAAGCTCCAACTCCGTCCGCACACGATTCTCTACTCGTTGGCTCCGCTCGCTCATTAGGCTGGGCTGAACAAAACCGGCAAATGGCTTCATGGTACATGCCCGAGTCGAGCAGCGGCGGTGGATTCGGAGAATTCCTTTACGGTGTTCCGCCACCGCAGGCTGCGCCGCCTCTGGCCGCTGCTCTCGGCCCGAGCCAGCTTTTCTCTCAGAGGGAACCCCTTCAGTCCAGTAACTCGCCTTCGGTCCGTGGTTGGGCAGAACCGGAGATCCAGATGCATCCGGTGCTCCATTCCTCGGTTTCTCCCATCGAATTCACCTCCGAAGCTGCCATCCTGGGATTCTGCATCCCACCACGGATTCAGGGCGAAGAAGAGCACGGCAGCATCTCAAATCGGCTGCCCTCTGCTTCTCGCCATTAA
- the LOC121984245 gene encoding protein IQ-DOMAIN 9-like, with protein MGSGDWLKTIIHRKKTKKATVSSNSQSNGFKLKNQASDHPNKLLNNGAENGNIGDGVTAEDAAAIRIQTSFRRFRARKTLRSLRRKERLQDLTHRNSVQKQISNTLRHVQLWSKIQAQIRTRRTMMVVEGRIRQKKHENQLKLEAKLQDLEVEWNGGTETKEEIIARIQQREEAAVKRERAMAYAFSHQWRASSGINQGPFVYELAKGNWEWSWVDKWIAAQPWETRPSAQSQVKPALKANKNANPSTQTVPTSSKLANTDAKVSIKKPPKQPDEDTTLKIINTARLRSKCGTSKQEEQPSQGGELVT; from the exons ATGGGATCTGGAGATTGGCTTAAGACGATAATTCATAGGAAGAAAACAAAGAAAGCTACG GTTTCATCAAACTCGCAATCAAATGGCTTCAAGTTGAAGAATCAAGCCTCTGATCATCCAAATAAGCTACTAAATAATGGAGCTGAAAATGGGAATATTGGAGATGGTGTGACTGCTGAGGATGCAGCTGCCATTCGAATTCAAACCTCCTTTCGAAGATTTAGA GCAAGGAAAACTCTTAGGAGTCTGAGAAGAAAAGAAAGGTTGCAGGACTTGACGCATCGCAATTCTGTGCAAAAGCAGATATCAAACACTTTGAGACATGTTCAATTGTGGAGCAAAATACAGGCACAGATTAGAACTCGACGCACTATGATGGTTGTGGAAGGCCGCATCAGGCAAAAGAAACATGAGAACCAGTTGAAGCTCGAGGCAAAGCTTCAGGATTTGGAG GTAGAATGGAATGGAGGCACCGAAACTAAGGAGGAAATAATTGCTAGGATACAACAAAGGGAAGAAGCTGCAGTTAAGCGCGAACGAGCAATGGCTTATGCATTCTCCCATCAG TGGAGGGCAAGCTCAGGAATCAACCAAGGGCCATTTGTGTATGAGCTAGCAAAAGGTAACTGGGAATGGAGTTGGGTGGACAAGTGGATTGCAGCACAGCCATGGGAGACAAGGCCTTCTGCTCAGTCTCAAGTTAAGCCGGCTTTGAAAGCCAACAAGAACGCCAACCCCTCAACCCAGACAGTACCCACTTCATCAAAGCTTGCAAACACCGATGCAAAGGTTTCAATCAAGAAACCTCCTAAGCAACCGGATGAAGATACTACTCTGAAGATCATAAATACTGCTCGCCTGAGAAGCAAGTGTGGTAcatcaaagcaagaagaacaaCCTTCTCAAGGAGGGGAACTTGTCACATGA